A part of Aegilops tauschii subsp. strangulata cultivar AL8/78 chromosome 2, Aet v6.0, whole genome shotgun sequence genomic DNA contains:
- the LOC109786491 gene encoding uncharacterized protein, with the protein MGKPLAGKRKEQRLSSEFRSIAKRNARPGDDMGRWLKPDVYPLIGAMSLVTGMCVFQLTRNVFLNPDVRVSKSNRQSAVLENAEEGERYSQHAFRRFVSAHRPEVFPAINRFFSGFSAK; encoded by the exons ATGGGCAAACCATTGGCAGGGAAGAGGAAAGAGCAGCGTCTTTCATCAGAGTTTAGATCAATCGCGAAGCGCAACGCTAGGCCAGGCGACGACATGGGCCGTTGGTTGAAGCCAGAT GTTTACCCGCTGATCGGCGCGATGTCGCTGGTGACGGGGATGTGCGTCTTCCAGCTCACCCGGAACGTCTTCCTCAACCCAGACGTCAG GGTGAGCAAGAGCAACCGGCAGAGCGCGGTGCTGGAGAACGCGGAGGAGGGCGAGAGGTACAGCCAGCACGCCTTCCGCCGCTTCGTCAGCGCGCACCGCCCGGAGGTCTTCCCTGCCATCAACCGCTTCTTCTCAGGGTTCAGCGCCAAGTGA